DNA from Geobacillus vulcani PSS1:
ACGTTGGCGATGTATGAAATTTTGCAAAACGGCGGCCTTGGGCGCGGCGGCTTGAACTTTGACGCGAAAGTGCGGAGAGGCTCGTTCGAACCGGAAGATTTGTTCTACGCACATATCGCCGGGATGGACAGCTTTGCGATCGGTTTAAAAGTCGCCCATCGCTTGCTGGAAGACCGCGTGTTTGAACAATTCATCGAAGAGCGGTACAAAAGCTATACGGAAGGCATTGGCCGCGAGATCGTCGAAGAAACGGCGGACTTCCACAAGCTGGAGCAATACGCGTTGCAGCTTGGCGACATTCGCAATACGTCCGGACGTCTTGAGCGCTTGAAAACGTTGCTGAATCAATATTTGCTCGAAGTCAGCGCGCCGAGTGGATCTCGTTCGTGAAAGAGGGATGAGCGTGGAATATGTCATTGGCGTCGATTTAGGAACAAGTGCGGTGAAAGTGTTGCTTGTCGACCGCAATGGGCAAGTCAGAGGGGAATGGACCGAGTCCTATCCCCTCTACCAGCCGCATTCCGGCTATAGTGAGCAGCGCCCGGACGATTGGGTGGAGAAGACGATTACGGCGTTGCGCTGCGTTTGGGAAACGGCGGGCATTTCTCCGGAGTCGGTCGTGGGCTTGAGTTTTTCCGGGCAAATGCACGGGCTTGTGTTGCTTGATGGCGACGGGAACGTCGTGCGCAACGCGATTTTATGGAATGACACACGAACGACAGCCGAGTGCCGGGAAATTGAAGCGAAAGTCGGTCGAGAGACGCTGCTTGCGGCGGCGAAAAATGAGGCGCTCGAAGGGTTTACGCTGCCGAAACTGTTGTGGGTGAAAAACCATGAACCCGAGCTGTATGAACGGGCGCGGACGTTTTTATTGCCCAAAGACTATGTCCGTTTCCGTTTGACCGGGCAGATCGCGATGGATGTATCCGATGCGGCGGGGACGTTGTTGCTGGATATCGAAAAGAAAACATGGAGCGAGGAGATTGCCCGGGCGGTGGATGTCGACCTTTCGCTTTGCCCGCCGCTTGTTGAGGCGACGGCATGGGTCGGGACGCTGCGTCCGGAGGTGGCGGAACAGACCGGGCTGCCGGCGTCGGTGAACGTGTTCGCCGGCGGGGCGGACAACGCTTGCGGCGCGGTGGGCGCCGGCATTTTGGCGGAAGGGAAGATGATGTCAAGCATCGGCACATCCGGCGTCGTCTTGGCGTATGAGCAAAGCGGGGAAAAAGATTTCGCTGGACGAGTGCATTACTTCAACCATGCCGAGCCGAACGCCTACTATATTATGGGGGTGACGCTGGCGGCGGGCTACAGCTTTGACTGGTGGAAGCGGACGTTTGCCGAGGACGTGCCGTTTGCCGAGATCGTCAAGCGCGCCGCTGAGTCGCCGATTGGCGCCAACGGCTTGTTGTTTACGCCATATTTGGTCGGCGAGCGGACGCCTTATGCCGACGCCGATATTCGCGGGTCGTTTGTCGGCGTGGATTCGGCGCAGACGAAATGGGATTTCGCCCGCGCGGTCATCGAAGGCATTACGTTCTCGCTCAACGAGTCGGTTGAGATCATCAAAGCGAGCGGCAAAACGATCGATTCGGTCGTCTCGATCGGCGGCGGGGCGAAAAGCGCTGAGTGGCTGCAAATCCAAGCCGATATTTTCGGCATCCCGGTGGAAAAACTGAAAAACGAACAAGGGCCGGGACTGGGCGCCGCGATGATCGCCGCCTGCGGCGTCGGCTGGTTTGATTCGCTCAAGGAATGCGCCGACGCGTTCAAACAAGTCGATTCCATCGTCGAACCGCGGCCGGATGCGGTGGCGAAATACAAAGAGCTGTTCGCCATTTACCGCGAGGTTTACCCTCAGACAAAGGAACTATCGAAAAGACTAAAGGCGTTTCGCCCGTGACGGCAAAACTTCCCCGAACCCATTGGCGGCTTGGGGAGTTTTTTTGTTTGTTCAAGCAAGATGACCCGCTAGGTTTGTCGAAAGGAGAACGGGAAAGGGGAGGGCGAAACCTGGACATTCAAAAAAGTTTAAAAATCTTCCCTGTTTCTTTGACTCGGATGACAACTAGAAGGATGGTGATTGATGTGAGGGAATGCATTTTCTCCAATCGATAAGCCGCACAAAACCTAGTCTTTGCTTCTTTCCGCAATCACGGTTTGATGGGGAAGTGAAGGTTTTTCACCGTCCTTCTAGACATATTGATTCGCTAAGAGGCAGGAATTCCCTGCGCGGAGCACGAAAGAGTAAAGGGAAGTCAACGAAGATACGGCAGTTACGGATAGGAGAGGGGAGATCAATCATGTTCTCTACACTTCCCGTCCCCATCATCCAGGCGCCGATGGCAGGCGGCGTGTCAACGCCCGAACTGGCTGCGGCGGTGTCGAACGCCGGGGGGCTTGGGTTTTTGGCTGGCGGGTACAAGACGGCGGAAGCGATGAGGACAGAAATTCACAAGTTGCGGGCGCTAACGGACCGTCCATTTGGGGTGAATGTGTTTGTGCCGGGGGATAAAGTGGTCGATGGAGAGGCGCTTGGCCGCTATCGCGCCGTATTGGCGGCTGAGGCGGAACGGCTCGGCGCAACAGTCGGCGAGCCGAAATGGGAGGTGACACACAGTTGAAATAAATTTATAAAATTTCGTAAAACTCTATATACAATTTATAAAAACTATGTATATAGGTGATAATTGTGAAGTATTACAGTATAGGACAATTTGCCAAACTAATAGGGAAAACAGAGCACACATTAAGAAATTGGGATAAATCTGGTGTATTAAAACCTGCATATGTTGCGCCATCGGGGTTTAGATATTACTCACAAGAACAGCTCAATCATTTTCTTGGTATAAAAAACATTGAACGAGAAAGAAAAATTGTAGGCTATTGCAGAGTATCAAGTAACAAACAAAAAGATGATTTAGAAAGACAAGTTCAATATGTTAAAGAATACATGATCGCAAGAGGTTATCGGTTTGAAATTATAACTGACATAGGAAGCGAAATTAATTACAACAAAAAAAAGGATTAAATCAATTAATTGATATGATAACGAATTCAGAAGTTGAGAAAGTAGTTATTCTATACAAAGACAGATTGGTTAGGTTTGGGTATGAGTTAATAGAAAATATTTGCCAAAAGTATGGAACTACTATTGAAGTAATAGACAACACAGAAAAAACAGAAAAGCGAGAGTTAGTTGAAGATTTAATTCAAATAATCACAATGTTTCGTTGTAAATTGCAGGGGAAAAGAGCGAATAAAGCCAAGAAAATGATTCAGGAGTTGGTAAAAGATGATCAAGACTTATAAAGTCATGCTTTTACCAAACAATAAGCAAAGAACAAAGTTATTTGAGTGTGCAGGCGTATCCCGATGGGCATATAATTGGACGTTGGCTACACAACAAGAAAACTACAAAAATGGCGGAACGTTTTTAAACGATCGTGAATTGAGAAAAATATTGACACAATTAAAAAAGCAAAAAGAATACGCTTGGCTTAACCATTACTCAAATAATATAACAAAACAAGCGATTAAAGATGCTTGTCAAGCGTACAAAAACTTCTTTGAAGGCAGGACAAAGTTTCCAAAATTTAAGTCAAAAAAGAGAAGTAAACCAAGTTTTTATCAGGACACAGCAAAAATAAAAATCACAAAAACGCATGTAAAACTGGAAAAGTTGACTACTTCGAAGAAAAAGAACAAGCAAACATTGAATGATGTTAAGTTGGCTGAAAAAGGCAGAATACCAACAGGGAGTAATATAAAATATTTCAACCCAAGAATCATATTTGACGGAATAAACTGGTCGCTCACTGTAGGAGTAGAACAAGTCGAAAACAAGAGTCCAAATTATACTGATGGCATAGGCATCGATTTAGGGGTGAAACATTTAGCTGTCGTTAGCAACGGGCAGAGGTTTCGCAATATAAACAAATCAAACAAAGTGAAGAAGTTGAAGAAAAGGCTGAAACGGTTGCAACGCAAACGGTCAAGGAAATATGAGAAAAATAAAATAAAAACAGAAGGAGGTGAATACCGTTACAGAAAAACAAACAATATAAAGAAGTTGGAATTCCTTGTTCGAAAGACCTACCGAAGGCTGAAACACATCAGGCACAATTCTATTCATCAAATCACTGCATCTTTGGTGAAAACCAAGCCAGAGTATGTAGTCATGGAGAGCTTAAATACTCATGGAATGCTAAAGAACAGAAAGCTATCGAAAGCCATCCAAGAGCAAACATTCCACGAGTTTAAAAGGCAAATGGAATATAAGTGTGTTTGGAATGGGGTCAAGTTGATACTTGCCGATCGATTCTTTCCTTCGTCTAAAACTTGTAGCCATTGTGGGGCTGTAAAAGATAAACTTTCTTTATCAGAAAGAACGTTTGTATGCGATGAATGTGGAAATAAAATAGATAGGGATGTGAACGCAAGTATAAACTTAAAAAAATATGGTAAGTCAATAGCCTAGCACGAAAAGCGGTTATTGACATGTACCCATTCGTTAGTGGGGAGTTTAAGCCTTCGGAGCACCACATCCAACGAGAGTAGCTTTGGCGAAATCGGGTGCGATGAACAAGGAAAGAAACATAGGTCTTTATAAGATTTTTAACTATCTTATAAAGCCTTATAAGTTTTCTGTAACGGACGACGATTGGGAAGCGAAACTGGATGTGCTGCTTCAGGAGCGGGTGCCGGTCGCGAGCTTTACGTTTGGCTGCCCGGACAAAGCGGTGATCGCCGGCTTGCAGAAAGCTGGGGCGTTTGTGATCGTGACGGTGACATCGGTGGAAGAGGCCCACATTGCGTCTGAAGCCGGGGCGAATGCGCTGTGTGTGCAAGGGGCGGAAGCGGGCGGGCATCGCGCGTCGTTTCGCAACGATCCAAAGCAGGATGAGGCGATCGCGTTGTTCCCGTTGTTGGCCGACGTGCGCGCTTCGGTTCGGCTCCCGCTTGTGGCGGCGGGCGGGATCATGGACGGGCGCGGCATTGCGGCGGCGCTCAAAGCAGGGGCGAGCGCGGTGCAGCTTGGGACGGCGTTTTTGCGCTGCCCGGAAAGCGGGGCGCATCCGCTCCATAAGCAAGCGCTTGCCGATCCGCGGTTTACCGAAACGGCTATGACACGGGCGTTTACCGGCCGGCCGGCGCGCGGGCTGGCGAACCGCTTTATGGCCGAATATCGCGATCTAGCGCCGGCGGCGTATCCGCACGTGCACCATATGACGAAGCCGCTGCGCGCTGCCGCCGCCAAGGCGGGCGATCCGGAACGGATGTCGCTTTGGGCTGGAGAAGGATACCGGCTGGCGCGGGAACTTCCGGCGGCGGAGCTTGTCAAGGAACTGAAGCGGGAGCTGGAGGAAGCTTGGCAAGATCGTGCATTTTAGCTTGTGTTGCGTTGCCGCGAGCAGGTGAACCAGGAAGCCGTTTGTTCCAATACGGCACAGTGTCCATTATTCCTAAAAAATGTTGAATAAGGGGGAGAGGGAACTATGACCGTAGCCCGCATTGTGTTTCCGCCGCTCAGCCATGTCGGCTGGGGGGCGCTTAAGCATTTGGTTCCGGAAGTGAAGCGGTTGGGAGCGAAACAAATTTTAGTGATTACTGACCCAATGCTTGAGAAAATCGGCCTTGTCGAGCAAGTGACGTCTCCACTCCAGCAAGCAGGGTACGGCGTACACGTATATACCGACGTTGTGCCCGAACCGCCGCTTGCGACGGGGGAAAAGGCGGTGGCGTTTGCCCGCGATGGGGAGTTCGATCTTGTCATCGGCGTCGGTGGCGGCAGCGCGCTTGATTTGGCGAAACTAGCGGCCGTTTTGGCGGTGCATGACGGTTCGGTTGCCGACTACCTAAACTTAACGGGAACGCGGGCGCTCGAGAAAAAAGGGCTGCCGAAAATTTTGATTCCGACGACATCAGGCACCGGGTCGGAAGTGACGAACATCTCTGTCTTGTCCTTAGAAACGACAAAAGATGTCGTGACGCACGATTACTTGTTGGCCGATGTGGCCATCGTCGATCCGCAGCTGACCGTTTCCGTTCCGCCGCGGGTGACGGCCGCAACCGGGATTGATGCGCTCACCCATGCGGTCGAAGCGTACGTGTCGGTCAACGCGAGCCCGACATCGGATGGGTTGGCGATCGCGGCCATGCGCCTCATTTCTCGCTCATTGCGCAAAGCGGTGGAAAAGGGAACGGACAAACAGGCGCGCACGGATATGGCGAACGGTAGTTACCTAGCGGGTTTGGCGTTTTTCAACGCCGGGGTGGCCGGCGTGCATGCGCTCGCGTATCCGCTCGGCGGACAGTTTCATATCGCCCATGGCGAATCGAACGCCGTGCTTTTGCCGTATGTGATGGGCTACATTCGTCAAAGTTGCACGAAACGAATGGCTGATATTTTAAACGCGCTCGGCGGCAACTCGAGCTTTTTGTCCGAAGTGGAAGCGTCGTATCGGTGCGTCGAGGAGCTCGAGCGCATCGTCGCCGACGTCGGCATTCCGAAGACGCTGGGCGGATTCGGCATCCCGGAAAGCGCGTTAGAAAGCTTGACGAAAGATGCTGTCCAACAGAAACGGCTGCTCGCCCGCAGTCCGCTGCCGCTGTTGGAAGCCGACATCCGCGCGATTTACGAAGCCGCGTTTGCCGGGACGATCGTCGAGCCGAACCAAGAATGAGGAAGAAATACA
Protein-coding regions in this window:
- a CDS encoding NAD(P)H-dependent flavin oxidoreductase; this translates as MNKERNIGLYKIFNYLIKPYKFSVTDDDWEAKLDVLLQERVPVASFTFGCPDKAVIAGLQKAGAFVIVTVTSVEEAHIASEAGANALCVQGAEAGGHRASFRNDPKQDEAIALFPLLADVRASVRLPLVAAGGIMDGRGIAAALKAGASAVQLGTAFLRCPESGAHPLHKQALADPRFTETAMTRAFTGRPARGLANRFMAEYRDLAPAAYPHVHHMTKPLRAAAAKAGDPERMSLWAGEGYRLARELPAAELVKELKRELEEAWQDRAF
- a CDS encoding iron-containing alcohol dehydrogenase, with protein sequence MTVARIVFPPLSHVGWGALKHLVPEVKRLGAKQILVITDPMLEKIGLVEQVTSPLQQAGYGVHVYTDVVPEPPLATGEKAVAFARDGEFDLVIGVGGGSALDLAKLAAVLAVHDGSVADYLNLTGTRALEKKGLPKILIPTTSGTGSEVTNISVLSLETTKDVVTHDYLLADVAIVDPQLTVSVPPRVTAATGIDALTHAVEAYVSVNASPTSDGLAIAAMRLISRSLRKAVEKGTDKQARTDMANGSYLAGLAFFNAGVAGVHALAYPLGGQFHIAHGESNAVLLPYVMGYIRQSCTKRMADILNALGGNSSFLSEVEASYRCVEELERIVADVGIPKTLGGFGIPESALESLTKDAVQQKRLLARSPLPLLEADIRAIYEAAFAGTIVEPNQE
- a CDS encoding RNA-guided endonuclease InsQ/TnpB family protein; this encodes MIKTYKVMLLPNNKQRTKLFECAGVSRWAYNWTLATQQENYKNGGTFLNDRELRKILTQLKKQKEYAWLNHYSNNITKQAIKDACQAYKNFFEGRTKFPKFKSKKRSKPSFYQDTAKIKITKTHVKLEKLTTSKKKNKQTLNDVKLAEKGRIPTGSNIKYFNPRIIFDGINWSLTVGVEQVENKSPNYTDGIGIDLGVKHLAVVSNGQRFRNINKSNKVKKLKKRLKRLQRKRSRKYEKNKIKTEGGEYRYRKTNNIKKLEFLVRKTYRRLKHIRHNSIHQITASLVKTKPEYVVMESLNTHGMLKNRKLSKAIQEQTFHEFKRQMEYKCVWNGVKLILADRFFPSSKTCSHCGAVKDKLSLSERTFVCDECGNKIDRDVNASINLKKYGKSIA
- the xylB gene encoding xylulokinase gives rise to the protein MEYVIGVDLGTSAVKVLLVDRNGQVRGEWTESYPLYQPHSGYSEQRPDDWVEKTITALRCVWETAGISPESVVGLSFSGQMHGLVLLDGDGNVVRNAILWNDTRTTAECREIEAKVGRETLLAAAKNEALEGFTLPKLLWVKNHEPELYERARTFLLPKDYVRFRLTGQIAMDVSDAAGTLLLDIEKKTWSEEIARAVDVDLSLCPPLVEATAWVGTLRPEVAEQTGLPASVNVFAGGADNACGAVGAGILAEGKMMSSIGTSGVVLAYEQSGEKDFAGRVHYFNHAEPNAYYIMGVTLAAGYSFDWWKRTFAEDVPFAEIVKRAAESPIGANGLLFTPYLVGERTPYADADIRGSFVGVDSAQTKWDFARAVIEGITFSLNESVEIIKASGKTIDSVVSIGGGAKSAEWLQIQADIFGIPVEKLKNEQGPGLGAAMIAACGVGWFDSLKECADAFKQVDSIVEPRPDAVAKYKELFAIYREVYPQTKELSKRLKAFRP